One window from the genome of Plasmodium berghei ANKA genome assembly, chromosome: 3 encodes:
- a CDS encoding BIR protein has protein sequence MNDNMCRRFLVVRNSFPDQLNREGKYYFNDDKNFNKYCNNNCDDDLDKINAGCLLLFNELFGSIYSFNNHAKNNIDAVYYIIIWLSYMLSLKSHNNITNLNDFYNQYINKNEKYKQSITGVTEYNSYKEIIDKKMDLLNMDNNIISKFYAPFKLLYEMYTNFDENTSNCKTCSGNAYQFFEKYKELNGDSNNNDSSPYRKILSRLSTDYNNLKNKCKGVNDSDFPTLPEIKTTKSSVKSSEQAEKISKQTVQKIIQSSAQSSEVTSSNSSIGNKLFTVLSIFGAIAFFLGISYKYSLFGFRKRSQKQNLRENQKNKE, from the exons ATGAATGACAATATG TGTAGAAGATTCTTGGTTGTAAGGAACTCGTTTCCCGATCAATTGAACCGTGAAGGaaagtattattttaatgatgataaaaacTTCAATAAGtattgtaataataattgtgATGATGATCttgataaaattaatgcTGGAtgtttattgttatttaatGAATTATTTGGGAGTATTTATTCGTTTAACAATCatgcaaaaaataacatcGATGCTGTTTattacattattatatggtTAAGTTATATGTTGAGCCTAAAATCACATAACAATATCACCAATCTAAatgatttttataatcaatatataaataaaaatgagaaGTATAAACAGTCTATAACTGGTGTTACGGAGTATAATAGTTATAAGGAAATcatagataaaaaaatggatttGTTGAATAtggataataatattatatctaaattttatgctccatttaaattattatatgaaatgTATACAAATTTTGATGAAAACACGTCAAATTGCAAAACGTGTTCGGGAAATGCttatcaattttttgaaaaatataaagagcTCAATGGAGattctaataataatgatagcAGTccatatagaaaaatattgtcTAGATTATCAActgattataataatttaaaaaataaatgtaaaggTGTTAATGATAGCGATTTTCCAACCCTTCCAGAGATAAAAACAACAAAAAGTTCTGTAAAAAGTTCTGAACAAGCTGAAAAAATTTCTAAACAAACtgtacaaaaaattatacaaagTTCTGCACAATCTTCTGAAGTTACATCATCAAATTCGTCGATAggaaacaaattatttacagTTTTATCGATATTTGGTGCAatagcattttttttaggaaTTTCTTATaag TATTCGTTATTTGGATTTCGGAAACGATCTCAAAAACAGAATTTAAGagaaaatcaaaaaaataaagaataa
- a CDS encoding BIR protein — translation MDDTLCQNFDVLRMHLPVKLGGTAKFELKNISDFQNYCPNDNCDTELEKITIGFLWLLGQYFTKYPNKDCNVNDIKPFFLYIILWLSHKLNQITDQNFTKINDFYTNHVINNDKYSNFINDSNRYTNLNEFINGQKDFFNINIKDMSKFYDASKLICSMHDKVARNKHENLSNDANGFVNKYAALNNDCNINGTVRSKIFNVLSTDYNNLKTKCRNISSLPNIKTTQNATKSPEQASASISVTNSEQNSAHKSRVTSSSPIGNKLFTVLSVFGAIAFFLGISYKYSLFGFRKRAQKQYLREKIKNIKKRMNH, via the exons ATGGATGATACTCTA TGTCAAAACTTTGATGTTTTGAGGATGCATTTACCGGTTAAATTAGGCGGAACCGCAAAATTTgaactaaaaaatattagtgATTTCCAAAATTATTGCCCTAATGATAACTGCGATACTGAACTTGAAAAAATTACGATTGGATTTTTATGGTTACTTGGACAATATTTTACTAAATACCCAAACAAAGATTGTAATGTAAATGATATTAAACcgttttttctatatattattttatggtTAAGTCACAAATTAAATCAAATCACAGACCAAAATTTCACCAAAATAAACGATTTTTATACTAATCATGTAATcaataatgataaatatagtaattttataaatgattCCAATAGATATACAAATCTTAATGAATTCATAAATGGACAAAaagatttttttaatattaatattaaagatatgtctaaattttatgatgCATCCAAATTAATATGTAGTATGCATGATAAAGTTGCAAGGAATAAACATGAAAACCTGTCAAATGATGCGAATGGTTTTGTTAACAAATATGCAGCCCTTAACAATGACTGTAATATTAATGGTACCGTACgtagtaaaatatttaatgttttatcaactgattataataatttaaaaactaAATGTAGAAATATTTCATCTCTtccaaatataaaaacaacaCAAAATGCTACAAAAAGTCCTGAACAAGCTTCTGCAAGTATTTCTGTAACTAATTCTGAACAAAATTCTGCACACAAATCTAGAGTTACATCAAGTTCGCCGATAGGgaacaaattatttacagTTTTATCGGTATTTGGTGCAatagcattttttttaggaaTTTCGTATaag TATTCGTTATTTGGATTTCGGAAACGAGCtcaaaaacaatatttaagagaaaaaataaaaaatataaagaagagaatgaatcattaa